Proteins encoded by one window of Serratia nevei:
- the mutS gene encoding DNA mismatch repair protein MutS yields the protein MNSTDKLDSHTPMMQQYLRLKAQHPEILLFYRMGDFYELFYDDAKRASQLLDISLTKRGASAGEPIPMAGVPHHAVENYLAKLVQLGESVAICEQIGDPATSKGPVERKVVRIVTPGTITDEALLQERQDNLLAAIWQDARGFGYATLDVSSGRFRVAEPQDQETMAAELQRTNPAELLYPETFEQMALIEQRHGLRRRPLWEFELETARQQLNLQFGTRDLTGFGVEQAHQALRAAGCLLQYVKDTQRTSLPHIRGLTMERQQDGIIMDAATRRNLELTQSLSGGSDNTLAAILDRTVTPMGSRMLKRWLHMPTRDIKVLTARQQAIGALQDLFTDLQPSLRQVGDQERILARLALRTARPRDLARMRHAFQQLPDIRALLQDVDTPHVQQLLSQVGQFDELRELLERAVIESPPVLVRDGGVIAPGYNSELDEWRALADGASDYLDRLEIREREKLGLDTLKVGFNGVHGYYIQVSRGQSHLVPIHYVRRQTLKNAERYIIPELKEYEDKVLTSKGKALAIEKSLYDELFDLLLPHLAELQQSAAALAELDVLANLAERADTLNYACPTMSEQPGIRITEGRHPVVEQVLSEPFISNPLTLSPQRRMLIITGPNMGGKSTYMRQTALIVLMAHIGSYVPATKATIGPVDRIFTRVGAADDLASGRSTFMVEMTETANILHNATEHSLVLMDEIGRGTSTYDGLSLAWACAENLANRIKAMTLFATHYFELTTLPEKMEGVVNVHLDALEHGDTIAFMHSVQDGAASKSYGLAVAALAGVPRDVIKRARQKLRELESISSHTASGSVDATQMTLLQEETSPAVEALEALDPDSLSPRQALEWIYRLKNMV from the coding sequence ATGAATAGCACCGATAAACTCGATTCGCACACGCCAATGATGCAGCAGTACCTGCGCCTCAAGGCCCAGCATCCTGAAATCCTGCTGTTCTACCGCATGGGCGACTTCTACGAGCTGTTTTACGACGACGCCAAGCGCGCTTCCCAACTGCTGGATATCTCGCTGACCAAACGCGGCGCCTCGGCGGGTGAACCGATCCCGATGGCCGGCGTGCCGCACCACGCGGTGGAGAACTACCTGGCCAAGCTGGTGCAGCTCGGCGAGTCCGTCGCCATCTGCGAGCAGATCGGCGATCCGGCCACCAGCAAAGGGCCGGTCGAACGCAAAGTGGTGCGTATCGTCACCCCCGGCACCATCACCGACGAAGCGCTGCTGCAAGAGCGTCAGGACAACCTGCTGGCGGCGATCTGGCAGGACGCGCGCGGTTTCGGCTACGCCACGCTGGACGTCAGCTCCGGCCGCTTCCGCGTCGCCGAGCCGCAGGATCAGGAAACCATGGCCGCCGAGCTGCAGCGCACCAATCCGGCCGAGCTGCTCTACCCGGAAACCTTCGAACAAATGGCGCTCATAGAACAGCGCCACGGCCTGCGCCGCCGCCCACTGTGGGAATTCGAGCTTGAGACCGCGCGTCAGCAGCTCAACCTGCAGTTCGGCACCCGCGATCTGACCGGCTTTGGCGTCGAGCAGGCGCACCAGGCGCTGCGCGCCGCCGGCTGCCTGCTGCAGTACGTCAAAGATACCCAGCGCACTTCACTGCCGCACATTCGCGGCCTCACCATGGAGCGCCAGCAGGACGGCATCATCATGGACGCCGCGACCCGCCGCAATCTGGAGCTGACGCAAAGCCTGTCCGGCGGCAGCGACAACACGCTGGCGGCGATCCTCGATCGCACGGTCACGCCGATGGGCAGCCGCATGCTGAAACGCTGGCTGCACATGCCGACCCGCGATATCAAGGTTCTCACCGCCCGCCAACAGGCGATCGGCGCATTGCAGGACCTGTTCACCGATCTGCAGCCTTCTCTGCGTCAGGTGGGCGATCAGGAGCGAATTTTGGCGCGTCTGGCGCTGCGCACCGCGCGGCCGCGCGATCTGGCGCGCATGCGCCATGCTTTCCAGCAACTGCCGGACATCCGCGCGCTGCTGCAAGACGTGGACACCCCGCACGTGCAGCAGCTGCTGTCACAGGTGGGCCAGTTCGACGAGCTGCGTGAGCTGCTGGAACGCGCGGTCATTGAATCGCCGCCGGTGCTGGTGCGCGACGGCGGCGTGATCGCCCCCGGGTACAACAGCGAACTGGACGAGTGGCGCGCACTGGCCGACGGCGCCAGCGACTACCTCGATCGGCTGGAGATCCGCGAGCGTGAAAAGCTGGGGCTGGATACGCTCAAGGTCGGTTTTAACGGCGTACACGGCTACTACATTCAGGTCAGCCGCGGCCAAAGCCACCTGGTGCCGATCCACTATGTGCGCCGTCAGACGCTGAAAAACGCCGAGCGCTACATCATCCCGGAATTGAAAGAGTACGAAGACAAAGTGCTCACCTCCAAGGGTAAGGCGCTGGCGATCGAGAAAAGCCTGTACGACGAGCTGTTTGATCTGCTGCTGCCGCACCTGGCGGAACTGCAGCAAAGCGCCGCCGCACTGGCCGAGCTGGACGTGCTGGCCAACCTGGCCGAGCGCGCCGATACCCTGAACTACGCTTGCCCAACCATGAGTGAACAGCCGGGGATCCGCATTACCGAAGGCCGCCACCCGGTGGTAGAGCAGGTGCTGAGTGAGCCGTTTATCTCCAACCCGCTCACCCTGTCGCCACAGCGCCGCATGCTGATCATCACCGGCCCGAACATGGGCGGTAAAAGCACTTATATGCGGCAAACGGCGCTGATCGTGCTGATGGCGCACATCGGCAGTTACGTGCCGGCCACCAAGGCCACCATCGGCCCGGTGGATCGCATCTTCACCCGCGTCGGCGCGGCGGACGATCTGGCTTCCGGCCGCTCTACCTTCATGGTGGAGATGACCGAAACCGCCAACATTCTGCACAACGCCACCGAGCACAGCCTGGTGTTGATGGATGAAATCGGCCGCGGCACCTCCACTTACGACGGCCTGTCGCTGGCCTGGGCCTGCGCCGAGAACCTGGCCAACCGCATCAAGGCGATGACGCTGTTCGCCACCCACTACTTCGAGCTGACGACGCTACCGGAGAAAATGGAAGGCGTGGTCAACGTGCATCTGGACGCGCTCGAACATGGCGATACCATCGCCTTCATGCACAGCGTGCAGGACGGGGCTGCCAGCAAAAGCTATGGCCTGGCGGTCGCCGCGCTGGCCGGCGTGCCGCGCGACGTCATCAAGCGCGCCCGTCAGAAGCTGCGCGAGCTGGAGTCTATCTCCAGCCACACCGCCTCGGGCAGCGTCGATGCCACCCAGATGACGCTGCTGCAGGAAGAGACCTCGCCGGCGGTAGAAGCCCTGGAGGCGCTGGATCCGGATTCCCTGTCGCCACGCCAGGCGCTGGAATGGATCTACCGGCTGAAAAATATGGTGTAG
- a CDS encoding aldo/keto reductase, which yields MNYVRLGDSGLQVSRLCLGGMTYGDPAWRPWVLKEEQARPFIREALEAGINFFDTANIYSGGESERILGRALKAFARREDVVIATKAYFPMDAQPNSRGLSRKHLLHSVDASLQRLGTDYLDLFVLHRFDTETPIEETADTLDGLVRAGKIRYLGASSLHAWRLMKMLAFQRQHRLAPFISLQSQYNLVTREDEEELIPLCLEEGLGLTPWSPLARGVLAGSASGGTLRAATDEQAPRWYGGRNEVECTVAAVAEVAAVHSVPPAQIALAWLLAKPGVASPLVGMSKPHHLQDALAALDLRLSPEDVAALEAPMAHAARPERW from the coding sequence ATGAACTACGTTCGGCTTGGCGACAGCGGCCTGCAGGTGTCCCGCCTTTGTCTGGGCGGCATGACCTACGGCGATCCGGCCTGGCGGCCCTGGGTGCTGAAAGAAGAGCAAGCGCGCCCCTTTATCCGTGAGGCGCTGGAGGCGGGCATCAATTTTTTCGATACCGCCAACATTTACTCCGGCGGAGAAAGCGAGCGCATTCTCGGCCGCGCGCTGAAGGCGTTCGCCCGTCGTGAAGACGTGGTGATCGCCACCAAAGCCTACTTTCCGATGGACGCGCAGCCGAACAGCCGCGGGCTGTCGCGCAAGCACCTGCTGCACAGCGTCGACGCCTCCTTGCAGCGGCTAGGAACGGATTACCTCGATTTGTTCGTCCTGCACCGCTTCGACACCGAAACGCCGATCGAAGAAACTGCCGACACCCTCGACGGCCTGGTGCGGGCGGGCAAGATCCGCTATCTCGGCGCGTCTTCACTGCACGCCTGGCGCCTGATGAAAATGCTGGCCTTTCAACGTCAGCACCGCCTGGCGCCGTTTATTTCGTTGCAAAGCCAATACAACCTGGTGACGCGTGAAGACGAAGAAGAATTGATCCCGCTGTGCCTGGAGGAAGGTCTTGGCCTGACGCCCTGGTCGCCGCTGGCCCGCGGCGTGTTGGCCGGCTCCGCCAGTGGCGGCACGCTGCGCGCCGCCACCGACGAACAGGCGCCCCGTTGGTACGGCGGCAGAAACGAGGTGGAATGCACCGTCGCTGCCGTAGCGGAGGTGGCGGCCGTGCACAGCGTTCCACCGGCGCAGATCGCGCTGGCCTGGCTGTTGGCCAAACCCGGCGTAGCGTCGCCGCTGGTGGGCATGTCCAAGCCACACCATCTGCAGGATGCGCTGGCGGCGCTCGACCTCAGGCTATCGCCGGAAGACGTGGCCGCGCTGGAGGCGCCAATGGCACACGCTGCCCGCCCCGAGCGCTGGTAG
- a CDS encoding SDR family NAD(P)-dependent oxidoreductase: MINTTAPTHETPRRLADKVVLVSGGGTGIGRAAALAYAREGAKVALAGRRAAEIEATARDIALAGGDALPIVADVSQENDIRRLLATVTAHYGRLDVAFNNAGIIGNFAPITEQSSEDFDRVIAINLRGVWLAMKYEIETFLAQHSGGVIVNTSSWLTHGALAGSSSYSASKGALDAMIRAVALEYSGQGIRVNNINPGIIDTPMARGSVADSAAFAPFIAHTPAGRLGESEDIGDVALWLATDEARFITGQSLLVDGGYTIAGMR; the protein is encoded by the coding sequence ATGATTAATACTACAGCCCCAACTCATGAAACGCCGCGCCGTCTGGCTGACAAAGTCGTGCTGGTAAGCGGCGGCGGCACCGGTATCGGCCGCGCAGCCGCGCTGGCCTATGCCCGCGAAGGCGCAAAAGTGGCGCTGGCCGGCCGGCGTGCGGCGGAAATCGAAGCCACGGCGCGCGACATCGCGCTCGCCGGCGGCGACGCCCTGCCCATCGTGGCCGACGTCTCCCAGGAAAACGACATCCGCAGGCTGCTCGCCACGGTGACCGCCCACTACGGCCGGCTCGACGTCGCCTTCAACAACGCCGGCATCATCGGCAACTTCGCCCCCATCACCGAACAGAGCAGCGAGGATTTTGACCGCGTGATCGCCATTAACCTCCGTGGCGTCTGGCTGGCGATGAAATACGAGATTGAAACCTTCCTGGCGCAACATTCAGGCGGCGTGATCGTTAACACCTCCTCCTGGCTGACCCACGGCGCGCTCGCCGGCTCATCCAGCTATTCCGCCAGCAAAGGCGCGCTCGATGCGATGATCCGCGCGGTGGCGCTCGAATACAGCGGCCAGGGCATCCGCGTCAACAACATCAACCCCGGCATCATCGACACGCCGATGGCGCGCGGCAGCGTGGCTGACAGCGCGGCGTTCGCGCCCTTTATCGCCCACACGCCCGCCGGCCGCCTGGGCGAATCGGAAGACATCGGCGATGTGGCGCTGTGGCTGGCGACGGACGAAGCCCGCTTCATCACCGGCCAAAGCCTGCTGGTGGACGGCGGTTACACCATCGCCGGCATGCGTTGA
- a CDS encoding LysR family transcriptional regulator has translation MKKPELSGLAAFVAIASERSFRRAAARLGVTPPTLTHTLRELEAQVGIRLLNRTTRNVSPTEAGEHLLAQLVPAFTDIDAALESLNAFREGPRGLVRINAPRSAIDLAIVPHLGRLASEYPGITLEVVADEGFANIVEQGFDAGIRLGEDLHNDMRAVRLTPDLRFAIVATPDYFQRHGEPTHPQDLLQHRCIGWRKASSGERYKWAFQQGEQRFSVAVNSPLIVDDARLLLQAALAHVGIAFAIEQEVEEHLASGRLRRVLADWCAPFPGFYLYYPNRRNHSVALTTVIELLRLPT, from the coding sequence ATGAAGAAACCCGAATTGTCCGGCCTGGCAGCCTTCGTGGCTATCGCCAGTGAACGCAGCTTCCGCCGCGCCGCCGCCCGACTGGGCGTGACGCCGCCGACGCTGACCCACACCCTGCGCGAACTGGAAGCGCAGGTGGGCATTCGCCTGCTGAACCGCACCACCCGCAACGTCTCGCCGACGGAGGCCGGTGAGCATCTGTTGGCACAGCTGGTGCCGGCCTTTACCGACATCGACGCCGCGCTGGAGAGCCTGAATGCGTTTCGCGAAGGGCCACGCGGCCTGGTGCGCATCAACGCGCCGCGTTCGGCGATCGATCTCGCCATCGTACCGCATCTGGGGCGGTTGGCCAGCGAGTACCCCGGCATTACGCTGGAGGTAGTGGCGGACGAAGGGTTTGCCAACATCGTCGAGCAAGGCTTTGACGCCGGTATTCGGCTCGGCGAGGATCTGCACAACGATATGCGTGCGGTGCGCCTGACGCCGGATCTGCGTTTTGCCATCGTCGCCACGCCGGACTATTTTCAACGGCACGGCGAACCGACGCATCCACAGGATTTGCTGCAGCACCGCTGCATCGGTTGGCGCAAGGCCTCTTCGGGCGAGCGCTACAAATGGGCATTTCAGCAGGGCGAGCAGCGATTTTCCGTGGCGGTCAACAGCCCGCTTATCGTGGATGACGCCAGGCTGTTGCTGCAGGCGGCGTTGGCGCACGTTGGCATCGCTTTCGCCATCGAACAGGAGGTGGAAGAACACCTCGCGAGCGGGCGGCTGCGGCGGGTGTTGGCCGACTGGTGCGCGCCGTTTCCCGGTTTTTACCTCTATTATCCCAACCGCAGGAATCATTCCGTGGCGCTGACCACGGTGATCGAGTTGCTGCGTCTGCCCACCTAA
- a CDS encoding PTS sugar transporter subunit IIB — MEKKKIYLFCSAGMSTSLLVSKMKAQAEKYEVPVIIAAYPEALAAEKGIEADLILLGPQIAYTLPEVQKQLPNKPVEVIDPLLYGKVDGLGVLKAAVAAIKKANQ; from the coding sequence ATGGAAAAGAAAAAAATCTATCTGTTTTGTTCTGCCGGTATGTCCACTTCCCTGTTGGTATCAAAAATGAAGGCGCAGGCCGAGAAATACGAAGTACCGGTGATCATCGCCGCCTATCCGGAGGCGCTGGCCGCGGAGAAAGGCATTGAAGCGGATCTGATCCTGCTGGGGCCACAGATCGCCTACACCTTGCCGGAAGTGCAAAAACAGCTGCCCAACAAACCTGTTGAAGTCATCGATCCGCTGCTGTACGGCAAGGTCGATGGGCTGGGGGTGCTGAAGGCCGCGGTGGCCGCCATCAAGAAAGCCAATCAATAA
- the chbC gene encoding PTS N,N'-diacetylchitobiose transporter subunit IIC, which produces MNTLIASLEKVILPFAVKIGKQPHVNAIKNGFIRLMPLTLTGAMFVLINNVFLSFGEGSFFYSLGVRLDASTIETLNGLKSIGGSVYNGTLGIMSLMTPFFISMALAEERKVDPLASALLAVAAFMTVTPFNVGEAYAVGANWLGGANIISGMVIGLVVAEMFAFIVRRNWVISLPDSVPASVSRSFSALIPGFIILSIMGLVAFALAHWGTNFHQIIMDGISAPLAKMGSVVGWVYVLFSSLLWFFGVHGSMALAALDSGIMTPFALENVELYNKYGSVEAAVAAGKEFHMWAKPFVDSYIYLGGTGSTLGLIIAIFIASRREDYRQVAKLATPSGIFQINEPILFGLPVIMNPVMFIPFILVQPVLTIITSLAYYSGLIPPITNIAPWTMPVGLGAFFNTNGSIMALLLSLFNLAVATVIYLPFVAISNKAQSQIDAATESEEDIAKALKF; this is translated from the coding sequence GTGAATACCCTCATTGCCTCGCTCGAGAAGGTTATCCTGCCTTTCGCCGTAAAAATCGGTAAGCAGCCCCACGTCAACGCCATCAAGAACGGCTTTATCCGCCTGATGCCGCTGACCTTGACCGGGGCGATGTTCGTGTTGATCAACAACGTGTTCCTGAGCTTCGGCGAAGGATCGTTCTTCTATTCGCTGGGCGTGCGCCTGGATGCCTCCACCATCGAGACGCTGAACGGGCTGAAGAGCATCGGCGGCAGCGTTTACAACGGCACGCTGGGGATCATGTCCCTGATGACGCCGTTCTTTATCAGCATGGCGTTGGCCGAAGAGCGCAAGGTCGATCCGTTGGCTTCGGCATTGCTGGCGGTGGCGGCCTTTATGACCGTCACGCCGTTTAACGTCGGCGAGGCCTATGCGGTGGGCGCCAACTGGCTGGGCGGCGCCAACATCATTTCCGGTATGGTGATTGGGCTGGTGGTGGCCGAGATGTTCGCTTTCATCGTGCGGCGCAACTGGGTGATCAGCCTGCCGGACAGCGTGCCGGCTTCGGTGTCGCGCTCCTTCTCGGCGCTGATCCCCGGTTTCATCATCCTCTCCATCATGGGGCTGGTGGCGTTCGCGCTGGCGCACTGGGGCACCAACTTCCACCAGATCATCATGGACGGCATTTCGGCGCCGCTGGCCAAGATGGGCAGCGTGGTGGGCTGGGTGTACGTGCTGTTCTCTTCGCTGCTGTGGTTCTTTGGGGTGCACGGCTCCATGGCGCTGGCGGCGCTGGACAGCGGCATCATGACGCCGTTCGCGCTGGAAAACGTGGAGCTGTACAACAAATACGGTTCGGTCGAAGCGGCGGTGGCCGCCGGGAAAGAGTTCCATATGTGGGCGAAGCCGTTTGTCGACTCCTACATTTACCTCGGCGGCACCGGCTCGACGCTGGGCCTGATCATCGCCATCTTCATCGCCTCGCGCCGCGAAGATTACCGCCAGGTCGCCAAGCTGGCGACGCCGTCCGGCATCTTCCAGATCAACGAACCGATTCTGTTCGGCCTGCCGGTTATCATGAACCCGGTGATGTTCATTCCGTTCATCCTGGTGCAGCCGGTGCTGACCATCATCACCTCGCTGGCTTATTACTCCGGGCTGATCCCGCCTATCACCAACATCGCGCCCTGGACCATGCCGGTCGGCCTGGGGGCGTTCTTCAACACCAACGGCAGCATCATGGCCCTGTTGCTGAGCCTGTTCAACCTGGCGGTCGCCACCGTGATTTATCTGCCGTTCGTGGCGATCTCCAACAAGGCGCAGAGCCAGATCGACGCGGCGACGGAAAGCGAAGAAGACATCGCCAAGGCGCTGAAATTCTAA
- a CDS encoding glycoside hydrolase family 1 protein, protein MEYQFADGFWWGSATSAPQSEGAAARDGKSRNIFDYWYEIAPERFHDRVGPGEASTFYDHFRTDIGLLKTLGHNTFRTSISWSRLIPDGDGEVNPQAVAFYNAMIDELLVQGITPFINLYHFDMPLCMQQRGGWESRAVVEAYARYADTCFGLFGDRVTHWFTFNEPIVPVEAGYLNDLHYPCVVDFKRAVTVAYHSVLAHAMAVQRFRARELPGNIGIILNLSPTYPRSDALEDRQAAHDADLLLNRSFLDPVAKGRYPAALLQLLERHGLMPHCEPQDAQLIEDGVVDILGVNYYQPRRVQAKEGRRAEGPIASPEDLFSYYAMPGRKINPHRGWEIYEKGLYDILMDLKENYGNLPCYISENGMGVEGEEAFIGVDGRVEDDYRIDFIREHLKWLHRALAEGSQCKGYHLWTFIDCWSWLNAYKNRYGLVRLDRADQRRTIKKSGYWFAEAARRNGFD, encoded by the coding sequence ATGGAATATCAATTTGCCGACGGGTTCTGGTGGGGCAGCGCCACCTCCGCGCCGCAGTCTGAAGGGGCGGCCGCACGGGACGGCAAGAGCCGCAACATCTTCGACTATTGGTACGAGATCGCGCCCGAGCGCTTTCACGATCGGGTGGGGCCGGGCGAGGCCTCAACCTTTTACGACCATTTCCGTACCGATATCGGGCTGCTCAAAACGTTGGGCCACAACACCTTTAGAACGTCGATCTCGTGGTCGCGGCTGATCCCGGACGGCGACGGCGAGGTGAACCCGCAGGCGGTGGCTTTCTATAACGCGATGATCGACGAACTGCTGGTGCAGGGCATCACCCCGTTTATCAATCTCTACCACTTCGATATGCCGCTGTGCATGCAGCAGCGCGGCGGCTGGGAAAGCCGGGCGGTGGTCGAAGCCTATGCGCGTTACGCCGATACCTGTTTCGGTCTGTTTGGCGATCGGGTCACCCACTGGTTCACCTTCAACGAGCCGATCGTGCCGGTGGAGGCCGGCTACCTGAATGACCTGCACTACCCTTGTGTAGTGGACTTCAAACGGGCGGTCACCGTGGCGTATCACAGCGTACTGGCGCATGCCATGGCGGTGCAGCGTTTCAGAGCGCGGGAGCTGCCGGGGAATATCGGCATTATTTTGAACCTGAGCCCGACCTATCCGCGTTCCGATGCGCTGGAGGATCGGCAGGCCGCACACGACGCCGATCTGCTGCTCAACCGCAGTTTCCTCGATCCGGTCGCCAAAGGGCGTTATCCGGCGGCGTTGCTGCAGCTGCTGGAGCGGCATGGGCTGATGCCCCACTGCGAGCCGCAAGATGCGCAGCTGATTGAAGACGGCGTGGTGGACATCCTCGGCGTCAACTATTACCAACCGCGCAGGGTGCAGGCGAAAGAGGGGCGCCGTGCCGAGGGGCCGATCGCATCGCCGGAGGATTTGTTCAGTTACTATGCAATGCCGGGCCGCAAAATCAATCCGCACCGCGGCTGGGAGATCTACGAAAAGGGGCTGTACGACATCCTGATGGATCTGAAAGAGAACTACGGCAATCTGCCTTGTTATATTTCGGAAAACGGCATGGGCGTTGAAGGCGAAGAGGCGTTTATCGGCGTCGATGGGCGGGTGGAGGACGATTACCGCATCGACTTTATTCGCGAGCACCTGAAATGGCTGCACCGCGCGCTGGCGGAAGGCTCGCAGTGCAAAGGCTATCATCTGTGGACCTTTATCGACTGCTGGTCCTGGCTGAACGCCTACAAGAATCGTTATGGGCTGGTGCGGCTGGATCGGGCGGATCAGCGCCGCACCATCAAGAAAAGCGGCTACTGGTTTGCCGAGGCGGCCAGACGCAACGGATTTGACTAA
- the chbR gene encoding transcriptional regulator ChbR, whose protein sequence is MSDNRISLSANDVKLIREQDFFNCKDFHLFIYNKVESATGLHQHDYYEFTIVLSGKCYQEINGKRVLLERGDFVFIPIGSYHQSFYEFGATKIFNVAVSKAFFEEHYLQQLPRCFVASQAYSLRSEFLAYIESVVSSPQFREDDFAEFLETLTFYVISRIRHYKEENDGGDDIPQWLKNTLAGMHDKAMFGERALANMVALSGKTQEYLTRAMRRYYHKTPMQVINEIRINFAKTQLEVTNSSVSDIAFDSGYGDVSLFIKNFKRLTDVTPGNYRKKCYGPL, encoded by the coding sequence GTGTCCGACAACCGAATTTCGCTGAGTGCGAACGACGTGAAGCTGATTCGCGAGCAGGATTTTTTTAACTGCAAAGATTTTCACCTGTTTATCTACAACAAGGTGGAAAGCGCCACCGGGCTGCATCAGCACGACTATTACGAGTTCACCATCGTACTGAGCGGCAAGTGCTACCAGGAGATCAACGGCAAGCGGGTGCTGCTGGAACGCGGGGATTTCGTCTTTATCCCTATCGGCTCCTACCACCAGAGCTTTTACGAGTTCGGCGCGACGAAAATCTTCAACGTGGCGGTCAGCAAAGCGTTCTTTGAAGAGCACTATTTGCAGCAGCTGCCGCGCTGTTTCGTCGCCTCGCAGGCCTACAGCCTGAGGAGCGAGTTTTTGGCCTATATCGAATCGGTGGTGAGTTCGCCGCAGTTTCGCGAGGATGATTTCGCCGAATTTCTCGAAACGCTGACCTTTTATGTGATCAGCCGCATTCGTCACTATAAGGAAGAAAACGACGGCGGCGATGATATCCCGCAGTGGCTGAAGAACACCCTGGCCGGCATGCATGACAAGGCGATGTTCGGCGAAAGGGCGTTGGCGAACATGGTGGCGCTGTCGGGGAAGACTCAGGAGTATCTGACCCGGGCGATGCGGCGTTACTACCATAAGACGCCGATGCAGGTGATCAATGAGATCCGCATCAATTTCGCCAAGACTCAGCTGGAGGTCACCAACTCTTCGGTTTCCGATATCGCCTTTGATTCCGGCTATGGCGATGTCAGCCTGTTCATTAAGAACTTCAAGCGGCTCACCGACGTGACCCCAGGCAACTACCGAAAAAAGTGCTACGGCCCTCTTTAG
- the chbG gene encoding chitin disaccharide deacetylase, which produces MEKLLIVNADDFGLSKGQNYGVIEAYQHGVVSSTTAMVNGGGAQHAAALSRQYPGLPIGLHFVLTHGRPLGAMPSLVNEHGELGKWLWCRAEAGELQLDEIQEELQRQFARFVTLFGRPPTHIDSHHHVHMQPQIYPLVEAFAQAQGLPLRLDREEAKRRDITLQTPCSTDAFDAGFYGEMISEALFLQRLTRADEQGAESLEMMCHPAFLDATILQSKYCHPRLVELEVLTAPTLKAAIAERGFMLGSFLDL; this is translated from the coding sequence ATGGAAAAACTACTGATCGTGAATGCCGACGACTTCGGCCTGAGCAAGGGGCAAAACTACGGCGTCATCGAGGCGTATCAGCATGGCGTGGTTTCCTCTACCACGGCGATGGTGAACGGCGGCGGCGCCCAGCACGCGGCGGCGCTCAGCCGGCAATATCCCGGGCTGCCGATCGGGCTGCATTTCGTTTTGACCCATGGTAGGCCGCTGGGCGCCATGCCTTCGCTGGTCAACGAGCATGGCGAACTGGGTAAATGGCTGTGGTGCCGCGCCGAGGCCGGCGAGCTGCAGCTGGACGAGATTCAGGAGGAACTGCAGCGCCAGTTCGCGCGGTTTGTGACGCTGTTCGGCAGGCCGCCGACGCACATCGACAGCCACCACCATGTGCATATGCAGCCGCAGATTTACCCGCTGGTGGAGGCGTTTGCGCAGGCACAGGGTCTGCCGCTGCGTCTCGATCGCGAAGAGGCGAAACGGCGCGATATTACGTTGCAGACGCCCTGCAGCACCGACGCGTTTGACGCGGGATTCTACGGTGAAATGATTTCCGAAGCCTTGTTCCTGCAGCGGTTGACGCGCGCCGACGAGCAGGGCGCCGAGTCATTGGAAATGATGTGCCACCCGGCGTTCCTCGACGCGACGATCCTGCAGAGCAAATATTGTCACCCGCGCCTCGTCGAGCTGGAGGTGTTGACCGCGCCGACGCTGAAAGCGGCGATCGCCGAACGCGGTTTCATGTTGGGCTCCTTCCTGGATCTGTAG